The Paenibacillus sp. FSL H7-0357 nucleotide sequence ACCGAATCCACTAGTGGTACCAGTTTGCCGCCGCTACTGAAGACGAAGTTCAACAAAGAAACAAGCGGTTACGACAACTGGATCGTTCCGGCTGCCAAGCAATACCGCAAAGATCTGAATGTCGCCCCTAAGGATTACATGATCAAATGGCTGTCTTCATGGGTCGAAGAATTCGGAGTTGATGGTTTCCGTATTGATACTGCGAAGCATGTTCAAGCAGACAAATGGAAAGAACTCAAGACAAGCGCAAGTAGTGCGCTTGCGAAATGGAGACAGAATAACCCGTCGAAACCGGGAGCAGATTGGACAGATAACTTCTGGATGACAGGGGAAGTTTGGGGTCAAGGCCTTGGAAGAGACAGCACTTATTTCGATAACGGGTTTGATTCCTTAATCAACTTTTCTTTCCAAGGTGCGAATATGAGTGACCTGGAAGGCCTTTTCTCCCGATATGCAAGTGAATTAAATGGAGATCTGCCTAACTATAATATGCTCAGCTATCTTTCTTCCCACGATAAAGGGTTGTACACCCGTGGAGGCTTGATTCAGGCAGGCACCGCGCTTCTGCTTCTTCCGGGCGGAGTGCAGACGTACTATGGAGATGAAACGGCAAGACCGTTCGGGGCTACTGGCTCTGACCCGTATCAGGGTACGCGCTCATTCATGAACTGGAGCGGCATTAACCAAGGTGTTCTGTCACACTGGCAGAAGATTGGGCAATTCAGAAACAATCACATTGCAGTAGGTGCAGGAACTCATAAGAAAATTGCAGACAGCCCGTATACGTTCTCACGCACCTATGAGAAGGATGATGTTCTGGATAAAGTAGTCGTGGCTACAGGAGCTTCCGGAACTGTGGATGTGAATGTATCCGGCATCTTCCCGGATGGCACTACGGTACGCGATACTTACACGCAGAACGAAGTGGTTGTAAGCGGAGGCAAGGCCAAATTCACTGCTGGAACCAACGGCGTTATTCTGATTGAAAATGTTGGCGTAAACAAAAAGTTCCCGGTTCTGACGGCCTCACCAGCAGGCGGTAAATTCAAAACCGAAACTACCTCTGTAACGCTTTCGATCAAGAATGCGGACAGCGGCAAGTACACGCTGGATGGCAGTGATCCGGTTAACGGAACTGCATTTACCAATGGAACAACAATCACAATTGGCGCAGACATGGCCATTAATGACAAGAAAACACTGAAGATGTACGCCACGAATGAAAATGGCGAAGGTACGGCGTCGCACGATTTTACTAAGGGTGATCCTAACGCCAAGCTGGAAGTTTACCTCAAGAAACCGGCTGGATGGGGAACACCTTCCATTTACTTCTACGACACAGCACCTAAGGACAATGACCCAACCTGGGCTACAGCTCCAGCTATGACAAGCGCTGGCGGAGACTGGTATGTCTACAGCTTCGACAAAGCTGAACAAGCTACAATTATCTTTAAAGACAGCACAGGTAAACAAGTGCCTGCTCAGAACCAAGCTGGATTCACCAGAACAGCAACAGGCTGGTATGACGGAAGCGCTTGGTCCGATACAGATCCGCGTGTCGTGACTAAACCGACGGCTCCATCGAACCTGGCTAGTTCTGTAAAGACAGACAAGACAGTAACATTGACTTGGAATGCGTCCACTGACAGCTCCGGAATTGCCGGATACGACGTATACCGTAACAATGTGAAGGTTGGATCGGCTACAGCAGCGACTTATAAGGACACAGGCTTGACTGCAGAAACAACGTATACCTATAAAGTTATTGCCAGAAGCCAAACCGGCGGAACCTCCGATCCAAGTAACGAGCTCAGCGTTAAGACTAACCCGTCTGAACAAGGCACAGACAACACCGTTACGGTTTACTACAAAAAGGGATACGCAACTCCCTACATTCACTACCGCGCTGAAGGTGGCAACTGGACAGCCAGTCCTGGTGTGAAGATGGAGGATTCTGTAATTCCGGGATATGCTGTGCACACGATTGACCTGGGAACCTCATTGGCAACACGAGCAGAGGTAGCATTCAACAATGGCAGCGGTCAATGGGACAGCAACAATCAAAAGAACTATTTCTTCAATATAGGCGACAATACCTATGACACAGGTAAAGTGACCGCTGGTAAACCGGAAGGTCCAAAGCCAGGAAATAAGGTTACCGTCTACTACAAAGAGGGCTGGACAAATGTAAACATTCATTATCGCGCCGAGGGTGGTACCTGGACATCCGTTCCAGGTGTGAAGATGGAGAATGATTCGTTGAACCCTGGCTACAAAAAAATAACTGTTGATATTGGAACCGCTAGCCGTCTGGAAGCTTGTTTCAATAACGGAAGCAATGTTTGGGACACCAACAATCAGAAGAACTACTTCTTCAACGCAGGCGACAATATTTACATTCCTGGCAACAATAATGCTGCAGGACAAGTGAAGCTTGGGGAGAAACCGGTGGGAGTAGATACGATTGCTCCTTCAGTTCCAGCTAACCTGGCTGGCAATCTCAGCAGTGGAACTCCTAAGACGATCACTTTGTCTTGGGGTGCCTCTACTGACAATATTGGCGTAGCAGATTATCAAATTACCCGTAAGGCTGGTACAAGCACGGAGACATTTACGGTGAATGTAACAACTTTTATCGACAGCACGGTAACGGAAGGTACGACTTACAAGTACCAAGTCCGTGCTCGTGATGCTGCAAATAATTTCTCTGCTAACAGCAATGAAGTAATCATTGAAACTTCAGCCGGAACCGATACAGAGGCGCCAAGCGTTCCAGCCAGTCTTATATCGACCGGTAAGACAACTTCAACGGTGAGTCTGTCCTGGGCAGCTTCAACAGATAATGTGGCTGTAGCAGGTTACGACATCTATCGTGGTGCAGTAAAAGCAGGAACATCAACAACACCTGCATTCACGGACACCGGTTTGGCTGAAGAAACATCATATACCTACACTGTAAAAGCTTTCGATGCTGCAAATAACTTCTCAGCAGCAAGTGCTGAGCTTACAGTGGTCACATTGAAAGGAACGATCGTTATTCCTGGTGGTGACAAGCCCTATTCCACTAATCCTTCATTTGGTAAACGCGTAACTACTCCAATCACAATTGACGGAACTAACAGTGGTGAATGGACAGATGACATGCTGATTGCTATTGACATGGCCGGCGATGATCCGCGTACACTTGGCAGCAATTGGTCTCTTCATGAAGCGCCAATGGATCTTAGCCATCTGTGGGCAGCTTGGGACAACGAGTTCCTGTATTTGGCTTGGCAGTATATAGATGTTACAGACATCGTTGATCCTGCTAATGCTGGTTCTGCAGGCGGTACAACGATCCGCTCCATGGATATGCCGCAGACGATTGCCATTGATACGATTCGTGGTGCTGGTGCAACAAATGATATGTGGAAGAAGAATGGAAATCAGCCGCTCTGGGGCGGGCTGGATCTACCTGATTATCAATTCAACATCGCTTCGAATATGTTCCACTCCGGTTACATTTCCAGAGCCGTAAACGGTGTGTTCCCTGTCGACGATGCTGGAGTGAACTATAAGACAGGCGCAGCAGCAGGTATTACCGTTAAATTTGCTAAAGGCAAAGGTTATACATCCCTGTGGGGCGTGAAAGATGCTGATGATGTTAATGATTCAAGCAAGCTTGTAAACTTCATGGCACTTGGCCACGATCCAAATCGTGACACGCTCTATGAAGCGAAAATTCCTCTCAGCGCACTCGGAAATCCGGATATTGAAAATGCAGGTATCGGCATAATGCTGCACCAAGGCGAGTACTCGCCAATGGACACCCTTCCAAATGATCCAGGGACTTCGAACACGCCAGGGGTTTCGGATTCCAACTCTCCAAAAGAGTGGGGCGACATAGATTTATTGACAGCACCATTCGCACGTATCGGCAGATAATAGCGGAAGGCCATTATTGAATTACACATTCCCCGCAACAACACAAAGAGGTCGGCCAGTTTTCTGGCTGACCTCTTTTCAATGAAACACTGTCAATGAACAACAAAACCATATAGCAATCTTTTGCACATTGATATTTCCATCTGTATAAGTTTCAGTAATGGAAAATTATAGGAAATCCAATAATTTGTGAATCATAATGATTTGTTGTTATGAAATAAATGATGAATAATAATGAAATAAAAAAAGATATTTTAGTATATATTTCACTAAAAGCATTACTATATTCCGAGTTCATGTCGATAATAAGGTCAAGATAGGCGGATATTCATAATATTTTGCTAACTCAAGGTGAAAAAGTTGTTTTTTCACTTCACAAAACTTAATATCTATGATTAAATGATTATGAAACGATAGTAAATATTTATGAAACTTATTTCACTATGATTGCATCACGGTGATAAGCGTTCACAGCTTTTATAATACGGAAAGGGGGTGAATACAACTATTGCATCTGTATGTCATTCGACATGGACAGTCGACAATGAATATCGGGAAAGGGGGAGGTGCGGATTGTGAGCTGTCCGCTATAGGTTATTGGCAAGCCGAACAAATCCCATCCTTCTTCCGGAACATTAAAGTTAAGGTCATTTATTGTAGTCCACTTCGAAGAGCGATTTTATCAGCATTGCCTCTTGCGCGGTTCTGTAATTTGCCGGTAATTCTTGTTCCTGAAATGTCAGAGATGTTCCTGGAGCCTTGGACGTATTATCGGGATTACGAGTGGCAGAGTTGCGTTCAAATTGAAAGCGGTTACCAAAACGTGCGATTCATACATACACATGATGAAAGCAAGCGATGGTGGCCGGTATGGCCGGAAGTACCGAGCTCAGTCAGAGTAAGAGTTCAGTCCTTCTACGATGCTCATATTGCTCCGGAACTTGGGACGGACGAACATATTGTCGTATTTGGGCATGGGCAGTCCACAGCGGACTTGAAACAAATCGCCAACCCTGGCGACCTCATCCCAGTCTACAATGCGGGAATCGTACAGTTCGTTATGAATGCTGCTGGTAAATGCGAGTCTGCCGTAGTCCATACAGAGCATCTTGGGGTTCATGTGTCTGATTAAAACTGCAACAACAAACACAATAGATTGAAAGGGGTTTCACACAATGGAATTCAAAAAAGCAACATTACTGTTGACAGCACTTATTACAGCTTTTTCTGTTAGTGCATGTTCATCTAATAAAGACAATACGCCGACGTCAAGCGCAAGTCCTGCTGCTGCAAACAATACTCAAGGAGCTGCAGAAAACGTGGGGGAAGAGGGGCTTGCTCCTGAAGCAGGCGCAAAGTTAGTAGTCTGGGAAGCTAAAGATGAGAAACCTTTCCTTGATGCGATTGCAAAAGAGTTTACAGCTAAATACAATATCCCGGTTGAATTCCAGGAAGTACCGTCAACGGAGCAACGTAAAAAATTGAAAACTGACGGCCCTGCAGGACTGGGCGCTGACGTTCTGGTTATGCCTCATAATACGCTTGGTGATGCAGTTGCTTCCGGGATTGTCCTTCCTAACGATTTCTACTCAGAAGATACAGTGGCTAATTATCCTGAAAAATTAGTTGATGCCGTATCACTGGACGGTATGATCTATGGTTACCCTCGTAACGTAGAAACGTACCTCTTGTACTACAATAAGAGCCTCGTGAAAGAGGAAGATCTCGCATCATGGGACAACATTATCAAATTTGCCAAGGGCTATAATGACGTAGCGAATAACAAGTTCGGCTTTATGTGGCAAGTGACCGATTTCTACTATAACTATTCATGGATTGCCGGAAGCGGCGGGTATGTTTTTGGTGCTAACGGCACAGATCCAACCGATATTGGTTTGAACAATGATGGAGCTGTTGAAGGCATGAAGTTTTTCCAAAGCCTGCGTGAGGCGCTGCCGATTAAAGGTGTAGATGCTACCGCAGACGTAAAAACGAACCTGTTCCAAACCGGTAAGCTGCCAATCAATATGGATGGCGTTTCCCAATTGAGCAACTTTACAACTGAAAAACTTGGATTTGAAGTAGGAGCTGTTCCGCTTCCTCCTATGCCAAATGGTAAAGCACCGATTAGCTTCTCAGGCGTTAAAGCCTATTATGTAAGCTCTTTCAGCCAATACCCTAACGCTGCGAAACTCTTCATTCATTTTGCCACTTCTGAAGCTGCTGCGAAGAAAAACTTTGAATTGACGGGTCTCATTCCTGCACGCAACGGCATGGATTCGGATCCGGCTATTGCAAACAATGAAGTTGCAAAGGCCTTCACCGAACAAATTAAAAACTCCCAGCCAATGCCGAACATTCTGCCTGCAACTCAAATTTGGGGACCATCGACTGCTTCACTGGAATTGATTTGGGATGGCGCAGATGTGAAGGAGACTTTAGACAAGTCTGTTGCTGATATTAAGGCCGGTATCGAACAACAAGGAAAGAAATAGATTTCGAAGCAGAATACAAAATTGGCAATTACCCGCTGAATAAGTGGGTATAAGATGAACTTGAGAATGAGGCGGCGGAATCGCTGGGAAGCCCTATACACCGGGTACTCAGCCATTTTAAAACGTAAGATTCTCAAGTTCACGTTCTATAATTGCTTCATTTAAAGGAGATGTGTCACTGAAGATGAACCAGAAAAGGAAGACGGCTACAATTCTCTCCGTTCTAGCAATGGGTTTAGGGCAAATCTATAATCGCCAATACATAAAGGGAATTCTGATGCTCCTATTATATGGTTGTGGATTATATTACATTATCTTTAACCTGAAAGAAGCATTATGGGGGATCTTTACCCTTGGAGAGAATGCGCAGCACTTAGAGCTTGTCGGTAAAATATATAAGATGGTTCCCGGAGATCATTCGATTTTCCTTATTGTTCAGGCCTTGATTGTCTTATTCGGACTTATTGTCTTTGTTTATATGTACATTGCGAACATTAAAGATGCATATAAAACAGGGAAGTCCCGTGAACAAGGGATTACACCCCATACATTCATAGAAACGGTACATTATATTAATCAGCATAAATTTCCACAGTTCATTATTGCTCTCCCGCTTGTATTTGTATTGTTCTTCACTGTCTTGCCTCTAGTATTCTCGGTAATGATTGCTTTTACGAATTACTCTTCGCCAAAGCATCTGCCTCCAGCCAATTTGATAGACTGGATTGGCTTCGATGCCTTTAAAGAACTGTTTACGTTAAGCAAATGGGCCAAGACATTTTATGGAGTATTCACTTGGAATGTCATCTGGGCAATACTTGCAACGCTATCCACATTTTTCGGGGGTTTTGCGGTAGCGCTGCTTGTACAGAATTCGCGTACCCGCCTGAAGCCTTTATGGCGCACAATCTATATCCTGCCATTTGCAATTCCGAGCTTTGTCTCCTATTTGGTTATGCGCAACATGTTTAACTCCCAGTTTGGTCCTATTAACCAGTATCTGAAATGGTTTGGTATACAGGGCCCGTCGTGGCTCTCGGATCCAACTTGGGCCAAGGCAACGGTTCTGCTGGTTAATCTATGGCATGGTTATCCTATATCTATGCTGCTCATTATCGGGATTCTGACCACCATCTCCAAAGAGCTGTATCAGGCTGCGGATGTTGATGGAGCATCGGCATTTCAGCAGTTCAAAATGATCACCTTCCCAAGTGTCATGTTCTCGTTATCTCCGATTCTGATTGGTATGTTCGCTGGCAACGTGAACAGCTTCAGCGCTATATTCCTGTTGACTAACGGTAATCCGGCCAATAGTGAATATCAATTTGCAGGAAGCACGGACATTCTGATCACATGGTTGTATAACTTGACGATGAACCAAGGAAATTACAATTTCGCTTCCGTAATTGGAATCATTATATTTGTCATTCTGGCGACCTTGTCCATTTGGAATGTGCGTCGGACACGTTCGTTTACAGAGGAGGAGATTAACTGATGGTTAGTAAACTGAAACTCAAGAATATGTTCAGCACTGTAGTCCACCATATTCTGCTGGCAGTTATCGCCATTATAACCATCTACCCGGCAATATGGGTTGTGTTAGCCTCCTTTCGGCCAGGGACTGCGCTGTACAGCGAGCACCTGCTTCCTGATCGATTTACAATAGAGCATTACAAGGAACTGTTTAAATCATTCCCCTTTTCACAATGGTATGTGAACACACTGAAGATTGCTGTTATTTCAATGATTTGCAGTACTTTTTTTGTATTGCTGACGGGCTACGCGTTTTCACGGTTCCGTTTTAAGGGGCGGAAAACCTTAATGTCGGGGTTGTTCGTTCTCAATATGTTCCCATCCTTTATGAGTATGATTGCGGTCTATATTTTGCTCCTGAACATGAACTTGCTGAATACTCACTCTGCACTGATATTTGTATATTCCGCAGGGGCAGCTATGGGATATTTGCTCGTTAAGGGTTTTTTCGACACCATTCCAAGGAGTTTGGAAGAAGCAGCAAGAATAGACGGGGCCAACCATTGGATCGTATTCTTTAAAATATTTATGCCATTGTCCAAACCTTTGGTTGTGTACTTGGCTGTTACCTCGTTTGCGGCGGCATTTAACGACTTTATCTTCGCCCAAATGGTACT carries:
- a CDS encoding histidine phosphatase family protein, with protein sequence MNIGKGGGADCELSAIGYWQAEQIPSFFRNIKVKVIYCSPLRRAILSALPLARFCNLPVILVPEMSEMFLEPWTYYRDYEWQSCVQIESGYQNVRFIHTHDESKRWWPVWPEVPSSVRVRVQSFYDAHIAPELGTDEHIVVFGHGQSTADLKQIANPGDLIPVYNAGIVQFVMNAAGKCESAVVHTEHLGVHVSD
- a CDS encoding sugar ABC transporter permease, whose protein sequence is MNQKRKTATILSVLAMGLGQIYNRQYIKGILMLLLYGCGLYYIIFNLKEALWGIFTLGENAQHLELVGKIYKMVPGDHSIFLIVQALIVLFGLIVFVYMYIANIKDAYKTGKSREQGITPHTFIETVHYINQHKFPQFIIALPLVFVLFFTVLPLVFSVMIAFTNYSSPKHLPPANLIDWIGFDAFKELFTLSKWAKTFYGVFTWNVIWAILATLSTFFGGFAVALLVQNSRTRLKPLWRTIYILPFAIPSFVSYLVMRNMFNSQFGPINQYLKWFGIQGPSWLSDPTWAKATVLLVNLWHGYPISMLLIIGILTTISKELYQAADVDGASAFQQFKMITFPSVMFSLSPILIGMFAGNVNSFSAIFLLTNGNPANSEYQFAGSTDILITWLYNLTMNQGNYNFASVIGIIIFVILATLSIWNVRRTRSFTEEEIN
- a CDS encoding sugar ABC transporter substrate-binding protein, translated to MEFKKATLLLTALITAFSVSACSSNKDNTPTSSASPAAANNTQGAAENVGEEGLAPEAGAKLVVWEAKDEKPFLDAIAKEFTAKYNIPVEFQEVPSTEQRKKLKTDGPAGLGADVLVMPHNTLGDAVASGIVLPNDFYSEDTVANYPEKLVDAVSLDGMIYGYPRNVETYLLYYNKSLVKEEDLASWDNIIKFAKGYNDVANNKFGFMWQVTDFYYNYSWIAGSGGYVFGANGTDPTDIGLNNDGAVEGMKFFQSLREALPIKGVDATADVKTNLFQTGKLPINMDGVSQLSNFTTEKLGFEVGAVPLPPMPNGKAPISFSGVKAYYVSSFSQYPNAAKLFIHFATSEAAAKKNFELTGLIPARNGMDSDPAIANNEVAKAFTEQIKNSQPMPNILPATQIWGPSTASLELIWDGADVKETLDKSVADIKAGIEQQGKK
- a CDS encoding alpha-amylase → MVKKSCKVFLSMMLLCSMLWSVAVLPAGQATAATVTPTAPSTAASATTSNAPVNNTMMQFFEWNTPKDGGHWNHLAAEAANLSDVGITAIWIPPAYKGHVGTDDVGYGVYDFYDLGEFNQKGTVRTKYGTKAELKSAISSLHNNNVQVYGDIVVNHMLGGDQSENIKVTQVQGNNRNQTIGEFNTNVWTKYNFDGRNNAYSNFKWNWTHFDGSGDYDKIYRFPDKAWDWEVSTENGNYDYLMGTDIDYDNTAVADEIKKWGVWYVNEMGLDGYRLDAVKHIKYGFMKEFVENARAKTGKELFTVGEFIGGTAELNSYLGKVNQSMSLFDFPLRNNFATASSSNGGYSMRNLASGTLTGTNSDKSVTFIENHDTQPDRSDAHGAQVLDWFKPLAYAYTLTRQEGYPSVFYGDYYGTRSSNTAGPGTGKIKSLKSKLDPLLKARKDYAYGKQNDYLDSDDMIGWTREGLASKPNSGLATVMTDRAGGSKTMYVGTSHAGEQWKDITGNFSDKVTIGSSGNGTFKVKEGSVSVWVPDVATPTDQAPTVPTNVQGTAVGTTSVNLSWTASTDDKGVAKYEVYRDSALIGESTSTTYNDSTVAANKTYAYTVKSVDTIGQKSGFSVEATVTVGGGGTQDQLPTAPTNVKGTAIGTTSVNLTWSPSTDDKDVVKYEIYRDGTLKGEATGTAYSDNTIVNDKTYSYTVKAVDTIGQNSAYSVPAVVKIGNGGQQQQEASLFSWDNANVYFVMTDRFNNGNTSNDGAYGRPKTDAWGSNVGTFHGGDIKGLTKKLEEGYFTDLGTNAIWISAPWEQMHGWVGGKDGDFAHYGYHGYYALDFTAMDKSMGTIDEMREFVDLAHTKGIRVVLDVVMNHVAYPTLVDMAEYGYGDRGGLAGNWTPDKGQGQNWHTHNNIMNTNNSSAWASWWGSSWIRANTIAGYDQCGSNDQTLCVGFLPDIKTESTSGTSLPPLLKTKFNKETSGYDNWIVPAAKQYRKDLNVAPKDYMIKWLSSWVEEFGVDGFRIDTAKHVQADKWKELKTSASSALAKWRQNNPSKPGADWTDNFWMTGEVWGQGLGRDSTYFDNGFDSLINFSFQGANMSDLEGLFSRYASELNGDLPNYNMLSYLSSHDKGLYTRGGLIQAGTALLLLPGGVQTYYGDETARPFGATGSDPYQGTRSFMNWSGINQGVLSHWQKIGQFRNNHIAVGAGTHKKIADSPYTFSRTYEKDDVLDKVVVATGASGTVDVNVSGIFPDGTTVRDTYTQNEVVVSGGKAKFTAGTNGVILIENVGVNKKFPVLTASPAGGKFKTETTSVTLSIKNADSGKYTLDGSDPVNGTAFTNGTTITIGADMAINDKKTLKMYATNENGEGTASHDFTKGDPNAKLEVYLKKPAGWGTPSIYFYDTAPKDNDPTWATAPAMTSAGGDWYVYSFDKAEQATIIFKDSTGKQVPAQNQAGFTRTATGWYDGSAWSDTDPRVVTKPTAPSNLASSVKTDKTVTLTWNASTDSSGIAGYDVYRNNVKVGSATAATYKDTGLTAETTYTYKVIARSQTGGTSDPSNELSVKTNPSEQGTDNTVTVYYKKGYATPYIHYRAEGGNWTASPGVKMEDSVIPGYAVHTIDLGTSLATRAEVAFNNGSGQWDSNNQKNYFFNIGDNTYDTGKVTAGKPEGPKPGNKVTVYYKEGWTNVNIHYRAEGGTWTSVPGVKMENDSLNPGYKKITVDIGTASRLEACFNNGSNVWDTNNQKNYFFNAGDNIYIPGNNNAAGQVKLGEKPVGVDTIAPSVPANLAGNLSSGTPKTITLSWGASTDNIGVADYQITRKAGTSTETFTVNVTTFIDSTVTEGTTYKYQVRARDAANNFSANSNEVIIETSAGTDTEAPSVPASLISTGKTTSTVSLSWAASTDNVAVAGYDIYRGAVKAGTSTTPAFTDTGLAEETSYTYTVKAFDAANNFSAASAELTVVTLKGTIVIPGGDKPYSTNPSFGKRVTTPITIDGTNSGEWTDDMLIAIDMAGDDPRTLGSNWSLHEAPMDLSHLWAAWDNEFLYLAWQYIDVTDIVDPANAGSAGGTTIRSMDMPQTIAIDTIRGAGATNDMWKKNGNQPLWGGLDLPDYQFNIASNMFHSGYISRAVNGVFPVDDAGVNYKTGAAAGITVKFAKGKGYTSLWGVKDADDVNDSSKLVNFMALGHDPNRDTLYEAKIPLSALGNPDIENAGIGIMLHQGEYSPMDTLPNDPGTSNTPGVSDSNSPKEWGDIDLLTAPFARIGR
- a CDS encoding sugar ABC transporter permease, with the translated sequence MVSKLKLKNMFSTVVHHILLAVIAIITIYPAIWVVLASFRPGTALYSEHLLPDRFTIEHYKELFKSFPFSQWYVNTLKIAVISMICSTFFVLLTGYAFSRFRFKGRKTLMSGLFVLNMFPSFMSMIAVYILLLNMNLLNTHSALIFVYSAGAAMGYLLVKGFFDTIPRSLEEAARIDGANHWIVFFKIFMPLSKPLVVYLAVTSFAAAFNDFIFAQMVLRTKEQQTLAVGLYNMVNTQFSTQFTIFAAGCVLVALPITIVFMCFQRFLVEGLTAGAEKG